tttttatagttaactattgtataaatgagctattagattagctatagatgttttgaagccagtagttggctatactattgaccttgctcttagtGTTGTCACATCTCCCTGTGCTACATATGCCCTTACCCAGGTGGGTTGGTTCTTATGTTTGTGCTGTCCTGAGCTAGACTTCCCACTGGCTAGAATTCCCTGTCAAGGTAAAGCAAGAAATTGATCGTTCATAGGAAGATCTGAAAGATGTCTCTTGCATAAATAATAAGCTACATCATGTAGTGGCTGACACTTGGCTTACCCATGTCTGGTTGAACACTTGGCTTCTGCCTCCATCAAATCGAACCGTGTCCCCATGTGCCTCAACGTCTTCGTCTCCGATCACCTCGTCTTCCTGACGGTTTACCGGTGATGTTCCCAGGCTCTATAGATtcaggcaaaagaaaagaagaagaatataattaattttagctgctgctgctgttgacaGAACTGAAATTGTAACCTGTATAAAACATGAAAATGGAAATGACATGTTGATAATTGAGTTggaatatattaatatgtataTGTCAACACCCTTGATTTTGTAGTTTGTAAAATGGAACTGAATCAATCATCGGTGTGGTCCAGAGCAGATGATGCATGTGTGCATATAAACATACACTGGGAGAGAGGATTTGGAAGAGATCCGAGGAGGAAGGGCTCCATGTCCGAGAGAGGAACTCCATTGCCTGCTTGGGGATGACCGGCATCTCTGCAGGATGGCAGCATTTCGGACGCCGTGATTTCTCCTTGCTACATCGGTTCCCCGCCTTCCGCTCGTCGATCTGCGTGCTCTCTGCCTGTTTGCACATTCAGCAAAACCACCATGGTAGCTAAGTCATGATACAAGCTGAATTATATATGTAGTTGAAGTTATATATAAGTTCAGTCACCAAGTTGATCACAGCAACAGCTGAGGTTTTCtctgatttttcctttttgtcatgggatgtatatatatgcagatgGTTATGccaaattcatagtactagcATTAGCCGACATGTATGGTCCATTTTGCATAAAAGTGAACAAGAAAAGAAATTTTTAGCGCGaaagatttgcaaaaaaaaaaagcatcaccATTTGACACGACAGAGAATGGCATCTCTGCAGGGAGGCCACCCCAAACTCCACTCCTTTCTTGAGATGCTCCATTTACACACTGTTCAGATcagatcaaatcaaatcaatctGCGTTGAGAAATACTACTATGAAAGAATCAAGTGGTGCGATGAGAAGATGTTGTCATGGCATTGCCTTGCCTCAAGTATGTTTTTTAGAATGACAATGCCTATTTATAGTGATCTGATctttgaagaagaagaagaagaagaagaaaaaaatcatagtgATGATCTCCCCCAAGTTCTTGTCGTCCACTAATTGTGACATCAAAAGCCTACCTACAGTATAACTCCGCAACTGTATAGCGATTCGTCTTTCTTACTATGGACAATACACTAGAGAACAACAGCTAGAGAACAATAGCAATTATTGGTTTTAAAGGCATCGCCCTATTGACTGTCCATGCTGAATGATTTCAGAACCTCGTTTCGTTTCAGGCGAGATGAACCACTCCACACATGAAAAAACAATACGTGGAAGCTCCAAAAAGCTACAGTTTGTGTTTTTGGCATTTTCATTCGCGATGCCTGACCATTGATCACTGAAGCTGTGCAAGTCTAAAACAACAGGCTCCAATAAACTGACACAGAGTTCTTTCTTCTCAATGCAAAGACATGCAAAGAAAGATAGCTAGACAAGAGAGAAAGAAGGAAAGCGAAGCTAGggacagagagaaaaaaactagAATAGTTAGAACAAGAGAGAGTAAGTAGTAACTAGTCTGAAGATAAACACTTCAGAGAAAGAAAAGACTTTACCTTAGAAGGAAGTCCTGGATGCACTGATGTAGTGACACCTGCATGGGTAGAGGTCTTTATATGGAGGAAACATACCAAAAAAGCAGAAGCATGCGGCGTTTACAATGCATTCGCGGTCAGATCATCAATTCGGTATTATTATAATTCTGCTATCCCCACGcaatctctcctcctctctactACTATATTCTGAATTGGTTTTCGTTTCGATATCGTCTTTTAGACTAGTCTTTCCTCTTCAGGAACTTGTGCTGCTCATGTTAGATTAGTAAACTGTGAGAAGGAGCAGGTGCACTATGCTGATTTGGAATGGATGGATCTTCTCAGAGATCACAAAATTGATGCGCTTGGATGAGCTCGAGGAGATGGTCCAGCTGCTAATTGCAATTTGGCATGGTTTATGATTGCCACTTATGGCGCGTGAGTGTGCAAAATTTGCACTGCATCTTGCATATATctgaaaaagaaagtaactaACAGATGGCACAACGGTTTCTCTGAACAGTGGAATTGGCCAACATTAGAAATTACTTGCTAGACAGGAAGAGATAACAATGATTGTAATGCCGAAACAAAGAAAGGATTAGCAGTGATTGGGAATGAGTGTGTAGCCAAAAGATGaacaaaagagagagggagaccaTAACGACAGCTTTGGCAGAAAGCAAACTGGTAGTACTTTCAAGTGTACTGATGCGCTAACCCTGAGTGGAAGAGAAATGTACTGTCAATTTGACACTACATGTGCAATGGTTGATTCTTGAATTAGGGATCATCACATGCAGCTTATCCCTAATCGACACGTCGCTCATCACGCATCTCATGGTCAACATGTGCAGATTAGCATCTGCTCCTGATCGTCCATCTCTTCGTCAGAATGACAGTGGGTGGACAGACTTGATACAGAACGACAAAGGCATCAGAGTtcagagagaggaagagatgaaTCAGATGCTAACCTTTTCTTTGCTGTGAAATTGAGCTGAGCTTGAGATGAACTGAGCTGAGACGATGCAAGCGGCAAGGCAGGACCAGTAGACAGGTTGATCATTGACATTCATAAGGCGAATGctaataacaacaataattacTAATTGCTGTCTTAATCGCTGGATTTAAGGCACGTATTCCTGATGGCCGTTGCTGGGATAGTCAGAGACAGGGGCCCACATGGCCAGTACTACTGGACCGGTCTATTGTCATCTACCTCTACCTCTTTAGTTATGACTACTGAATACTGATCACTACCTGCTTGGGTGATCAAGGACAGATCATCCAGCTCGATTCAATTATCAATGACTAGGATTTTTGTCAACTAGTTCATCCAAATGTTTTAAGTCGAGGCggtaaaatatatgataatataCTTATCCGTGCATCCTCGTAGCAAGTATGTTTAGTACTACAGCCGGCCAGGGGCTCTGCTGCAGATCATCCGGTTACCAGAAATGGAAacagtcaaataaaaaaaagcatgatGTAACCATTGTACCCACATAGAACACCGAGGCTGGTTCGCCGAGTCCAAGGTTTCGGTCCATGGCGGCTTGCTGCAGCAAGGAATTCATTTCGGCATGAAGAGGGAATATGCCTTTCAGGTCTCAGCAGCTTCATGCTTGTTATAAACACAGTGGCATTGCGTTGAGATTGGCAATGTGGAGAACTGGACATTCTGGAGGCTCTGTTATTCTAGATTCCTGGGATGACGGATTCATGTTCTGTCTTTAAAGATTCAGAGTTCCAGAACACGCTCAAATTATCCATACTTGCAGGCCTTCTACTGCATAGTTTATGGCTTCAGGTTCTCAGGAGTCAGGATGAATCAAATAGCTGTACGGACATCTTTTGTATCGACCTAGCTGTGTTCAGTGTTTGTGTAAATCAATATTGGAATTGAAATTAACATCCTCTGTTGGAATCGGAGAACAATGAGCTGTGCTTGAAACACACTGCTAGTTCTGAAGCCGAATTGTTATGTTATCTTAGGAAAATTCAGAGTTTTCAGTGTATCCGCGGTAGTGTTGTGTTCAAGTGCCACAGAGTTTCTAAAGGACTAGGCGGGGAGACTCATGGACCTGGCCCAGGAGGCAACTtgtttaagtttgactaagtttatagaaaaatataataatatgttCAActtgaaactaatttgatattttagatgttgttaaatttttctataaacttggtcacataacaaagtttgactaggaaaaagtcaaatgatatataatatgaaacgggggaGTAGTAATAATTAGTACTATGTGTCTAAGGGTAGTTTGGTAATTTTTCATCTATTGTACACAAATATTTTGCTCTTTGAGCTCATCGCAATGCAAGAGTTCAATCCCCAATTTCTACATGTGTTCCCTAATCTTTTCAATGGATGTTTTGTGTTAATTACTCTCTCCACATACTTGTTTATAACATTTCTAAGTTATTTAAGCAGAAGATGTTGTTGATgataatagattttttttttggcggatGGATGGAATAGCCAAAGAGGATATCATAACGGGGGATTTATTGTATTGTTCCTTCCATGCAAAAcatgtatttttcttgtttACAAACCACAATTCAGTAGATGCGTTTCCAACAAAAGATAGCAAATTCAACTGATAAACTATATAGCCATTTTCCTGCAGCTGTTTAGTTCCATCAAACCATGTAAACATACATTACAGTTATTTTCGGCAATACGCATACTGGTGCTTTTTTACAGGAGTTTTTACAGCAAGTCACATGCCCCAGATGGTGGTCAATTGACAAACTCAAAAGTGCTAAGACGTGTGCTGACCCCGGCCCCATCTAGAAATCAGCTTTATTTAGTTAGGATAGACAGATGTATAATTATTCCAGTATTCATGTTCCATCTGCAAAAAATGCTCCATCTAGTACTCCAGAATTCCATTGCTCCATCTGCAAAAATCAGACTTGCTCGACGGCGGCAACCGTAGGTTTTATCTCTTCAAGTATGGACAGTAGCTTTGGGTCCTGGAAATCTTTTATCAGCAAGCTTGCTCCTGCATCTTGCAGAACTTTCTCTGGATTCCTAGTTGTCAGACCAACTACAGGAACATTTGCAGCTACACCGGCTCGAATCCCTGACGCGGAGTCCTTGACAAGGATGAACACCATGTTAGTACTATTTTAACATGAATATAGTTAGttctcaaaacaaaacaaaaaaaaagtacatgaaTGTAGTTGATGATAAAACTGAAGATAACTATTGTGAACAAAAGTACAAAACTCATGTGTACCTCAAAAATGAATGTGTGATCAGGTGATGCACCAATAAGCTCAAGAGCCTTGAGGTAAGGATCAGGGAATGGCTTGGCTCGGTCACACTCGCTCCCGATTACGAGCACCGGGAAGAATTCAGTGAGCCCAAGGAGTGACAGCATGAGCTCTGCATTTGACCTGGGAGCATTTGTTACCGCGGCGCGTTTCAGCTTGTGATCTTCTATCCATCTGCACAGATCATGCAGGCCTTCTACTGCCACCAACTGTTCTGGAGCCAACCTGCATAGTTTTCGGCTTAAGGTTATCAGGATGAACCAACCTGCCTGCTAGTTCTGAAACCGAATGGCTATGTTATGTTAGGAAAATTCAGAGTTGTCAGTGCGTTGGCATTAGCATTGAGTTGAGGTTTACAGCTAAATTTTTGCAGAAAATCTAAAATCTACAATTAATTCATCTACCATATCATGCTATAGTATGGAAGAAGATAAGAATTTGTATACTTTCTGTACAATGCTTCCTTGTCGTCCATGAACTTCATTGCCTTGTCATGATCCAAATCCGGGAACAACACCCTGGCGAGGTCATCGTTGTGCCCCCCGCTGATATTGGCGCTGTAGAACTCTTCGGAGATGGGCACGCCATTGTTGAAACCAACCTGTAGTCATTACACACATAGAAACGCGAAGGTTCAGAATGGCAGAGTGTGCAGAGAAGAAGCAGAGCGTAATCGCAAGCCATGAGAAAGAATCAAAGAAGGAAAGATGGAAGAACCTGCTGCAGCAGTTCGCGGAAGGCGCAGAAATGGATAGGATCAGAGTCGCAGAGGGTGCCATCGATGTCAAACAAGATCGCCTCCAGTGGAGCAAGCTTTGACAGCGTGCTGCTGCTTAATTCAGACACAGAGGCACAGAGAGGATCAGCTATCATCATCAGTATGTTTCGGCGTTTCTGGTTTCAGAACAGCATGAACtctgaacatatatatgcaaactGAAGAACGATTGATCAATTGAACAGCACGGACTGCTGAACCAGCAATATAATCAATCGATCATCTCCCTCCCAACTCCCAAGAAAATTACAGTAGGATGCTCTCCTACTATTTCGgagtaaaaaagaagaaaaaaagaacagcgAAAATGGAGGATCCATGATCCATCTTGTCAGAACTCAGTCAGAATTCACCTGGTGACGGCTGCCATGTTCACCGGGACAGCTGCTCTCCTCGACTCCTCCAACAACAAGCGCTCGTCGTCTTAATCCTACCTCTCCTCCCTTGTGATTGTGAAGctactgctgttgctgctgcaacGTGGAGAGGAAGAGACGGTGCAAATGCAGGCATAGAAAAAGGAGACGGGATCGAGCGAGTCGATGCAAagcagaggaggagaggcgaTTCCCGAATTGGATTCGACCTGTGCAGAGCTAATTGTTCAAAGATGAGTGGCGAGGCTGTAGCTGCCTGCAAGCAATCGCAGCAACGTACGCCGGAGGCAGAGCGCGAATGGAGGACGCATACGTGGCGTGTGCGCTTACGTACGTGTGGGCGTGTGGCTGAGAGAGAGCAGGCGAGGCGTGGCAACGGATAGTCAAAAGGTTGACTAATCCTTTTGTTGCTGTAGCCTTTAGAAGGGTATCCTAACTTTTcgcttatattaaaatttaaattttcaatcttaaatttaaaattatttttgtaatttttatcgaagtttatttttcatcttttaCTTTTTAGATCACCGagaatacgtatataaaagttttattctcaaattatttttttatttgtaaatatgatGTTTCACTTGTTCCTCGAATAAGCGAGACGACGAAGCCGTATGCTTCTTTGACTGGGATAGATATACCAACGGTCAAATGACCATCCTTCCAAGAAACTTCATGACTTCACGCAAAAAGTTGGCCACTTGCATGTGGAGTCCACGTGAGTCTCACTTATTATATCAATTTAAAACCGATCATTATGCTGACGAGAGATCAAAGTTAACATTGATGGGTTATATCTGATATTTAGGTTCAGGGTTCTGATTTAGCGATAAAATGAAggacctcaaatgaacttattatgGCACGTAATTCCATCCTGTCATTAGGCGCCGATGAAGTCGAAATACTAGTTCAACCCAATCAACTTTTATGATCAAAGTTGACAAGGAAAGGTGAGCGGGCGACTAGCTCCTGCTCCCAACGAGAGGCTGCACAATGGAGATGGGCGTGGATGAAGGAGGTTTCGAACTTTCGACGGGTTATACTCACAGACAGACGATATTTGTAGAGTATGGGGTCGTTGAAATAAGGGTATACACGAGATTAAGATAAAAGAGAATTGCGAATgtgatttttatacaggtttgagCCCCTTAACTAACATGTAATAGCCCTATTCCTATTGGTCGAAGCTAGTGTTGTttttatatatcaatatatcatgAGTGCAATATTTGGGATGACCTAATTAATCTAGTCTCTGTCGGTTTGGCGGCATAGAGCTCTCACATATAGTTGAGAGCTAATGTAGTCTTCTTCATCGAATATGAACTCGACAAGATTGGAGGTAGCGCTGGATCCTTCATGTCGGCCTTTGTGGCTCCTATATTGAGTTTGTTCATATCTGTATTGGCTTGTCTTGTGTTGGCATGTCTAGATCTGACTAGACGTGTTAGCAAGTTGCATGTGCCTCCTTTTTCTAAGGGATCTTGTATTTATATATCCTCGAATGTCCTCTTATTCAAGTAGAACTAAGAGACAAGTATGGATACAATCTAAGCAGTCATTGTAGTGTCTGAGTAGAACTTTGCTTTTCCTTCATTATCCGGAACACATTCCGTATAAGATTTGGTATATGGTGAGTCCCGTCGAACCCAACCCAAAACTATTAGATATGTCATGTATAACACTGCCAGGAGCGCTCAGAGATCATGACGCGCTACCCTCTGCAGATGGATTTGAACCGTATTAGAGACTTGACAGGCAACTGGACTGGGATCTCCATGACCATCTCCTTCAACGTCTATATcgtctaaggctgtgttcgggagacAAAATTGGGAACCTTGCCTCCCGACACGGAAAACAAAGCATGCAAttatagtgagattaattagtattagcgtaaaaaacttaaaaaatagattaatatgatttttaaagcaactttcatatggaaaacttttgcaaaaaaatacatcctttaacaatttgaaaagcgtgcgcacggaaaacgagggaaATAAGTTAGGAAAGAAGGGAAAAGAACACATCCTAATATCCTCTAGCTTCAATCTATAAACAATGTTTaaatacattattttattaaaCAAATGATATAACACATGctgtctactccctccgtcccaaaaaaactcaacctatagagtttgaattttgtctaACAGAAAACCAACTTCTATCATCCTACCTACCCTCAGAACATAAAACTTCTATCATCCCACCTACCCTCAGAacataaaacgagaagttttattcCTTTATACCCTTTACCTGCCTATCACCATTACATTTTATTCAATAATgaggggcattttggtcattttcacCCTCCACTAATTTTGTGTTGGGATGCTAGGATTGGATTTTatgtgggacagagggagtacaacatAGATGCTCAAAGCTGTATGGAGTATGCTCACTATAAGGATATAAGTCAAATCATTGATTCCACCCATTAGCTTTGTGTCCCAAGGTGGTGAGCAGAGAATGCAGCATGGGTTGTAGGCTTCCACCAGAAGAGTCCTCTGTTACAACATCTTTACGAAGCGATTGAAAACCGAATGCCcgattttttccaaaaaaatcgggcgttgtttcatCACTTGtgaaacaatgtttcagcactTAGTAAAAGAATATTTCAATTCTTGAAAATAGTGAAACACAATTGGATCACCAGATGAAACAATTTGGTTTAACATATGAAACAAATGATTTAAAGCCATTGAAACATCACAAGATCCGAGTGaaaatcaaaaaagaaaatgaaacacCATCAAAACCCCAATCTGACTAGTGAAACATCTATAtacatctctactattataaaaattaaagatgtgtttgccggtactttggtacgtcatccgtgtatgagtcggtttgtaagttcatttgcttttggaaattcaaatccgtatttgagtcgaaTTTTAAGTTCAATctattttggaaatacataaggaattatataaaaaacctctttaaaaaaactcgcatgctaacttgagatgatcggacttttaattatagctcatgattttctaaaaaaatatatatctaaacgaattctcacagtgaatttcattttaactaaccatataacaataataaaattaaaatagtcttcacccgttgaattgcacgggtattttttctagtatattgaAATAATATAACATGGATGCTCAATAATAAGATGGCGATGTGGCGCTGCCGCCTTTGCCGTTGCATCCGCTTACCCCGCGGCCACTGGCGACGGATCCACTAGTCCCACTATCGTCGGCGCTAGATCCACTCACTGGTCAGCGCAGCGTCTTCCTTGAGAAGGGTGGCACGATGTTGTCCGAGTCATCGGAGTCGTCTTTGTCGCCATCGTTGTCGTCCGTGCCATGCTCCCCTCGAAGTCCAACGACCCCCGCCTTCCTCCACTACTACTTGCGGCAGCCGCTGGCCCCGCCGATGACCCCTATGCCCCCCTCCCCTGCACTTCCCCGTGCCCTGCCGCTCTTCCCTACCCCCGTtgtccaccccccccccccccccccgcctacAGCAGTAGGTCCTCACCTCGAGATAGCAACAGGGGGCGTCGGGATCGATGTCTGGAGGCACGAGGAGACGGCGGTCGAagggacggaggaggagaatgAGCAtggtgaagagagagagagcaagacaGTGGAGCACCGCCCGATATTTTCTCTTTGAATCGGTCTACTGATGTGGAGCGTTTTTGACACCTTTATCCAAAGCAACAACATGTGGACATATGCAGCTTGAGTAGTTTATACCTTACTAAAAACATGTGTCTCATCGAAGAAAAACTGTTGAaatgacaccgttaactttttaaaatatgtttgaatattcgtcttatttaaaaaatttaagtaattattatttttttatcattttattcattgttaaatatacttgtatgtatatatatagttttacatatttcacaaaagtttctaaataagatgaatggttaattatgtacttaaaaattaagtcaacagtatcaaatatttaagtaacggagggagtattagtttgGTGTGGGATATGTACATGCACGTAtgaaaagataaagaaaaatccCATGTACATCTCACCCACGAAGCTTCGAAGCGACATATCTCACCTCTGTCACTATaccgtgaaaaaaaaagagactcGCACGTAAGCCATCATGAAAGGGAAAGTCCGAATGGTCAAATCTCAGACACGCTCGCTAATTCTAGTTCCTGCGAGCGCTCGCTCGTTAGCTCTTTCGCTTCGAGAGGCATATATTGTTTGCCCTGCAAATCGTTAGATAATCTTGTGTTGCGTCGATACACGTGTAAGCCACTAACTCTTGCATGTATGGCTACAGACCACAATCACGCTGAACGTGCCCAactaacatgcatgcatgcagctaacTATAATTGCTAACTTGCCGCACTCAATTAACCAcacaagctaattaattaattactcgaTCAACTAATCACCAAACACATGGCTGTTAACTGAGCTAATcttctacatgcatgcatgcaatataTATGCAGAACTCCACTACGGGTATGACACACATACACGACTAGTTAATGCAGATATTCTAAAACATATGCGAGTCATTATTAGTGCTAACAGAGAGATCGAGCGAGCCGGCGTGGCGAGCATGCGGCGAGGTCGCGGAGCTGCGGGACGACCTGGCCACCATGAACGCGCTCTTCCGGATGCAGTCTgaggccgacgacggcgccgccgtggaccACTTCATCCGGGAGTGGATGAAGCAGGTGCGCGAGCTCGCCTACGACGCCGAGGACTGCGTCGGCCTCTACTGGCTCCGCATCAGGTGCCGCCCGGGCAACGGCGTGCGCGCACCGCCTCCAGACCTACCGCGAGCGCCGCCGAGATAAGCGCCCTCCGCTCCCGCGCCCTCTCCATCAGCGAGCGCCACGCCCGGTACGGCGTCAACCGCGACGCCCTGCAGCGCCACCGCTTATTCCCTTCTTATCAGTCATATTCTTTAACTGCTGCTCCGGTGGCTGTGCACGCGCACCGCCATGACAGCCACCAACTCGTCGGCATAAACGGCCAGGCGGACATCCTGGTAGAGGTGCTGATCAAGCAGCAGCTCGTCGGGGAGCAGCATACCAAGGTGTTGTCCATCGTGGGgttcggcggcgtcggcaagaCGACGCTGGGCAGGGAAGTGTGCCGGCTGCTGGAGACGGAGTTCCCGTACCAAGCGGTCGTGTCCGTGTCTCAGGCGTTCGATCCCACCCGCAGGGACCTCATGCAACTTCTCAAGAGCGTGCTTCGGCAGGTCGTTGAGGTCAAGGCGAAGAATGAGATACTCCTCACCGGTGAAGGGAAGGAGACCCTCCGCTCCAAAGCCGACAAACAACCCAACCACGACGATGCTGGCAAGGTGAAGAAATTCCTGGATAGAATCGATGAATGGGAATACGATAAACTGGTCAAGAATCTCCGGACCTATCTCACGGACAAGAGGTACGTACGTACGGTACTATTACTTCCATCATAAAATTATTGCATTTTCTTATCCTTTAAattttatctctactattataaaaatttaaaaatgtttttgccggtCTGTTTGGTACGTCGTCCGTGTTCCGTTCGATATTATGTTGGTATCCCTCGCCATATAGGAAAATTATAAGCTACTAACGGGAGTAGCCCTTCTGCTTAGCGGATCGAATTGGTGAACGATCCAATTCACATAATGAGTTATTTAATTAACTGATTAACTAAATAGTTTATTGGTGCATTATCAGTTGCATGCAAACAAACTCTGATGTTTTCTACAAAAGTACTGTTAATCTCAACAGAAGCACGCATAGATATAACTGCCGTACAAGTTGATAACTTGTTAATCGTTAAACAAAATATATACGGCTTGTTCTCTAATCCCAACATAATATCTCCTgcacatccacaatatgcagaAGTGTTTCTCCTTTTTGTTAGTGGATTTTCAATTCAGCGGCAGAAAATATATCTCAATATCATCTGAAAATAAATTCTCGAATATCAAGTGCATGCAGAAGCAAAACCTTCTACTATGTTAGGAAGGTTGGATCACCTTCTGCTCGTAATAGCTCTACTGATCGCTGGTTTTGCAGCTTGCGTGTATTGATGTGCACGGTATGTGAACCAGAAAGAGCAGAACATCACCTCCGTTAGGAGCAGAACATCAATTTAAAAGAGAGCAGAATATGACTTAATTTGGGAGGGAGCAGATCATCAGTTAG
The sequence above is drawn from the Oryza glaberrima chromosome 10, OglaRS2, whole genome shotgun sequence genome and encodes:
- the LOC127786030 gene encoding haloacid dehalogenase-like hydrolase domain-containing protein Sgpp isoform X2; translation: MAAVTSSTLSKLAPLEAILFDIDGTLCDSDPIHFCAFRELLQQVGFNNGVPISEEFYSANISGGHNDDLARVLFPDLDHDKAMKFMDDKEALYRKLAPEQLVAVEGLHDLCRWIEDHKLKRAAVTNAPRSNAELMLSLLGLTEFFPVLVIGSECDRAKPFPDPYLKALELIGASPDHTFIFEDSASGIRAGVAANVPVVGLTTRNPEKVLQDAGASLLIKDFQDPKLLSILEEIKPTVAAVEQV
- the LOC127786030 gene encoding haloacid dehalogenase-like hydrolase domain-containing protein Sgpp isoform X1, with the translated sequence MAAVTSSSTLSKLAPLEAILFDIDGTLCDSDPIHFCAFRELLQQVGFNNGVPISEEFYSANISGGHNDDLARVLFPDLDHDKAMKFMDDKEALYRKLAPEQLVAVEGLHDLCRWIEDHKLKRAAVTNAPRSNAELMLSLLGLTEFFPVLVIGSECDRAKPFPDPYLKALELIGASPDHTFIFEDSASGIRAGVAANVPVVGLTTRNPEKVLQDAGASLLIKDFQDPKLLSILEEIKPTVAAVEQV